GCGTGTGCGTCCTCTTCGGATGGGATCCCTGCGAACAGGTCGGACTCGGGGAGCTCGGTGGGCACACGGGCCTCGACGAGCTGGTAGTCCTCGGTCGGCCAGACCTCGGCGAGCAGGTCGTTCGGCCAGTAGAAGAACGGGCTGTCCGGCGGCACCTGGCTGGCGTGCGCCCGGAGTGCGGCGTCCCGCGCGTCGAAGTACTCGTGCACGTCGACGTGCGTCGTGGCGAGGTCGGGTCGGTCCGCGAACCGGGCGACCCACTCCCCGAGCTGCTCGACGAGCGGGCTCTCCGGGTCGCGCTCGCGCAGGGCGTCGTAGAAGGCCGAGAAGCGCCGGGGGTTCATCGTCCGCTCGTAGTACAGCTTCGACACCGACCAGGCGGGTCCGGCCTGGGGGAACTGCTCCGGGTCGGCTGCGGCGTGCCACGCTGCGACCGAGACCTCGTGCGTCCGGATGTGGTCGGGGTGCGGGTAGCCGCCGTTCTCGTCGTAGGTGACGAGGACGTGCGGCCGGAAGCGCCGGACGACCCGGACGAGCGCCTCGGTGCTGAACGGGAGCGGCACCGTCGCGAAGGTCCCCGGACGGACGGTCTCGCCCTGCTCCGTGTCGGGCAGCCCGGAGTCGTGGTAGCCGAGCCACAGGTGCTCGATGCCCAGGGCTGCCTGTGCCGCGGCCATCTCGGTCCGGCGGAACCCGGCCATGTCGCGGTGCGCCCGGGCCTTCGCGGCGTCCGGCAGCTGCTCGTTGAGGATGTCCCCGGCCTCGCCACCCGTGCACGAGACGACGAGGACCTCGGCGCCGTCGGCCACGTACTTCGCCGAGGTGGCCGCTCCCTTGCTCGACTCGTCGTCGGGGTGGGCGTGCACGGCCAGCAGGCGATGGGGCACGGCGTTCCTCCTGGGCTCAGGGACACGGGGAGACCGGCGCGGAGCCGGTCTGCGGGACGACCGACGCTGGGGCGGCCGACACGGGTGCCGGACGGGCGCGGGCGTGCACGTGCCACACCGGTCGCGGGTGGCGCACGGCGAGCGTGAACTACCCTGGGATCAGGATAATCACCCCGGGAGCCCCGAACTGTCCGATCAGCACCACACCCCAGCAGGCGCGGCCGCAGCAGCCGGTCCCGCGGCGCTCGACGACCGGGCGGCGCCCGACGCGCAGGCCGCGCTCGACGCGCGATACGGCCGGAACGCGGACACCCGCCGTCGCGGGAAGCTGCTGGCCGTCGTCATCGCCGTCGCGATCGCGGTCGTCTTCGCCGTCTGGGTGATCTGGGCGGGCCCCGGCCAGACCGACCACGGGCTGGACACCGACGACGTCGGGTACGAGGTCGTGTCGGACCACAGCGTCGTCGTGCACACCCAGGTCGCCGTCGACCCGGGCACCACCGTCGAGTGCGCGGTGCAGGCGCTGGACAAGTCGTACACGATCGTCGGGTGGCGGGTCGTGACCCTGCCGGCCGAAGAGCAGCGCAGCCGGTCGATCTCGACGCCCGTGAACACCACGACCCGCGCCGTCACCGGGTTGATCCACTCGTGCTGGGTTCCCTAGACTGCTCGGAATCACGATTCGAGACCGGCCGCCGGCCGGTCTCGATTCTTTTGCGCCACACGCCGTGACCGGTCTCGACCGTCACGGCCGAAGGGAAACGACATGAGCAACGACACGCAGGGCACCTGGCTGACCCAGGAGGCGTTCGACCGTCTCACCGCCGAGCTCGAGCAGCTCACCGGCCCGGCCCGCATCGAGATCGCGAGCCGCATCGAAGCCGCTCGTGAAGAGGGCGACCTCAAGGAGAACGGTGGCTACCACGCCGCCAAGGACGAGCAGGGCAAGATCGAGGCCCGCATCCGCTCCCTGACGGAGCTCCTCAAGCACGCCACCGTGACCGAGGCCGAGTTCGACGGCACCGTCGAGCCGGGCACCGTCGTCACCGCCACGATCGCCGGCGACCCGTCGACCTTCCTCGTCGGCAACCGCGAGATCGTCGCCGAGGGCTCGGACCTCACCGTCTACAGCCCGGTCAGCCCGGTCGGTGCCGCGATCGTCGGCCTCCGCGCCGGTGACTCGACGACGTACACGGCACCGAACGGCAAGGAGATCGCCGTCGAGGTGACGAAGGTCGAGCGCTACGAGCCGTAGCGCCAGCCGGGTCGAGCGCTCCGAGCCGTAGCGCCAGCCGGGTCGAGCCAGGCCGCACCGGCCGGGCCGCACCGGCCGCACCGGCCCCGCCCGGTCAGCGTGCCGGCAGCGCGTTCCAGACGTGTGCCCAGGCCGCCTCGAACGCCACGGCGTCCACCCCGCCGGCCCGCAGGGCGTCCTCGTAGGCCGTGAGCGCGTCGACGGAGGCCGCGAACAGGTCCACGTCACCGTGCACCTCCGGCCGGCCGTTGCCGTGGAACGTCGTGACGGTGAGCTGCCGGACGAGCGGACGCAGCCGCCGGGTCGCGCGCAGCAGCAGGACGTGCACCAGCGCGTACAGGCCCAGCCCGACGGCCGCGCCGGCAGCCGGTGCGGACTGCGCCGCGACGGTCACCGCGCCGGCGAGCACCAGTCCGACGAACGGCCAGACCCGCACTGCCCGGAGCAGCATCCCCTCGCGCCGGTCCGTTCCGGGAGCGTGCACGACGAGCGTCCGGGTCGCCCACATCGTGCGACCGACCGGGCGGACGTCGAGCCGACCCCAGCGGTGCGGGCCGTCGACGATCCTGGTGCGCACCGTGCCGACGAGGGTCATCGCGTCGCCCCGGACAGCGGGACGGCCGCCACGACCTCGCGGTGGGTCAGCGCCCGGCGGCACGGGAAGCACACCAGGTCGCCGACCCGCACGTCACCCGGCACGACGACCGCGTCGCTCCCCACCCGGGCGGCGGTGCGCGGCGCCGTGGTCCGTCGGCCGATGAGCCGTGCCTCGTCGAGGACGGCGCAGTCGGGCAGCACGGCGTCGAGCTCCAGCGCGATGCCCGCCGGCGTGCGCTCGACGGCCGTCACCGCGGCGACCGCGACGCTCATCGCCCGCGGTGTCCAGTCGCGGGGCCGGTAGCGGGGCGGTGCCTCCTCGGCCGTGTGCACGCACGGGGTGCCGGCGACCTCGGCGAGGCGGGACATCGACACCGCGCTGACCCGGAGGTCGTCGGTCGTGGGCTCGGTGTGCGCCGGCCAGGCGGTCGCGTCGAGGGGGTCGGGGATCGAGGCGCGGAGCGACGGGAGGATCGCGGTGAGGGTCATGCGGACGAGCCTCACGCCGTGGTCGGCGCTGCGCGACGGTCCTCACGGGTCGCTGACGGCGGGGACCGCGATCCGTGCGCGGCGCTGATGCACCGGCCGGGAGGCCCGTGGCGCGCCCGGTACGGCGGGTGCGTCCGGCGGGGGCGGTGCGTCCGGTGCGTCTTGCGGGCACGGTGCGTCCGGCGGGCGCGTCAGACGCGTGCGGCGGGCGCGTCTGGCGCGTCCGGCGGCCCGCCGGTCAGTGCGTGAGCTGCTCCGGGCGGAAGCCGGCCTCCTGCAGGCGTGCCATGACCTCGTCCGCGTGGTCCGGGCCCCGCGCCTCGATCGAGAGGTCGAGCGCGACCTCGTTGATGACGACGCCCTGGCCGTGCCGGGTGTGCAGGACCTCGACGACGTTCGCACCGGCGTCCGAGATGATCTGCGAGACGCGGGCGAGCTGCCCCGGGCGGTCGGGCAGCATGATCCGGATGCCGATGTAGCGCGAGGCGGCCACGAGACCGCGCGTGATGATCCGCTCCATCATGAGCGGGTCGATGTTCCCCCCGCTGAGGAGCACGACCGTCCGGCCCGTGTCGTGCACGGCACCGGCCATGATCGCGGCGACGCCGACGGCTCCCGCGGCCTCGACCACGAGCTTGGCCCGTTCGAGCAGCACCAGGAGCGCACGGGCGACGTCGTCGTCCGACACCGTCACGATCTCGTCGACCAGGTCACGGATGATCGGGAAGTTCATGTCGCCCGGGCGGGCGACCGCGATGCCGTCCGCGATCGTCGGCGAGGTCGTGATCGTCACCGGCTCGCCCGCCGAGATGGACGACGGGTAGGCGGCGGCGTTCTCGGCCTGCACACCGATGATCCGGATGTCCCGGCCGAGGCGTTCGGCCATGCCCTTCACGGCGATCGCGATGCCGGAGATGACGCCGCCGCCGCCGATCGGCACGACGACGGTGTCGACGTCGGGCACCTGGTCGACGATCTCGAGCCCGAGCGTGCCCTGGCCGGCGATCACGGCGGGGTGGTCGAACGGCGGGATGAAGACCGCACCGGTCCGGGTGGCGAAGTCCTTCGCGGCGGACAGCGCCTCCTCGACAGAGTGGCCGCGCAGGACGACGTCCGCGCCGTACCGCCGGGTGGCCTGCAGCTTGGGCAGCGCGACGCCGACCGGGGTGAAGATCGTCGCCGGGATGCCGAGCTCACGGGCCGCGAACGCCACCCCCTGCGCGTGGTTGCCGGCGCTCGCGGCGACGACACCGGCCTGGCGCTGCTCGGCGGTCAGGGTCGACAGCCGGTTGTAGGCGCCGCGGACCTTGTACGCGCCGGTGCGCTGCAGGTTCTCGCACTTCAGGTGCACCGGGGAGCCGAGCAGGCCCTCGAGGAACTTCGACGTCTCCATCGGCGTCACCCGGGCCACACCGGCGATCGTCTCGCGAGCTGCCTCGATGTCGGCGAGCGTCGGGATCGGGGGTGCGGTCGTGTCGGTCACCGTCCCATCATCGTCGGTCACCGGTCGCTCTGCTGCCACGTGACGCTCAGTTCGTGCTCGCGGTCCCGGGCTCCGCGGACGGCTGGTCGTCGCTGCCCGGAGCCGGGACCTCGTCGCCCACCTGGTGACGCCGTCGTCGGAGCTGGATCCTGCCGTGCTGTCCGCGCTTGGGGGTGGCCTCGAGCACGTGGTCCGAGTCGAGCCCGCGCCACCGTCCGCTCGCGATGGTCGTGACCATGGCGTTCAGGGTGGCGATGAGCGGCACGGCGAAGAACGCGCCCGCGATGCCGGCCAGCCCGGAGGCCGCGGTGACACCGAGCACGACGGCGAGGGGGTGCACCTTCACCGCGTTGCCCATCACGAGCGGCTGGAGGATGTGCCCCTCGATCTGCTGCACGAGCAGCACGACGCCGAGGACGAGCACGGCGGCGAGCGGGCCGTTGAAGATGAGCGCGACGAACACCGCCAGGAAGCCGGTCACGATCGCACCGACGACGGGGATGAAAGCGCCGAGGAAGACGATCGCGGCGATCGGGATGACGAGGGGCATGCCGCCGAAGAACAGGCCGACGATGAACGCGCCGAGGCCGATGCCGACCGCGTCGACGAACGCGACGAAGATCTGCACGCGGATGAAGCTCGTCAGCGTGATCCAGCCCGCGACGCCCGCACCGTCGACGGTGGCCCGGGCCTTGCGCGGGAAGAGCCGCACGGTCCAGCGCCAGACGTTCTTGCCGTCGATGAGCAGGAAGATCGTGGTGAACAGGATGATGAAGAGCGCCTCGAACACGTGCGTCGCGCTCGATCCGGCACTCGCGACGCCCGACAGGATCGTGCCGGAGTTGTCCTGCACCCACTTCGTCGCCTCGTCGAGCCAGGTGTTGACGTCTCGCTGAGAGATCCCGAATCCGGAGTTGAGCACGAACTCGCGCACGTTGCCGTACTGGGACACCGTGCGGTCCCGCAGCGAGGGGTACGAGGCGATGATCTGGTCGATGACGAGCCAGAGCAGACCCGCCACCGCGGCCAGTCCGCCGAGCAGGCTGAGCACGACGGCGAGCCACTTCGGGACGTGGTGCCGCTGGAGCCAGTTCGAGACCGGCACGAGCAGCGCGGAGATCACGATGCCGATGAGGAAGGGGATGAGGATGTCGCTGAACACCGTCATCAGCCAGACGAACAGCGCGATGACGCCCGCGACGACGAGCACCCGCCACGAGAACGCCCCCGCGATCCGCATGCCGAGCGGTACCGAGTCCTCGACCACCGGGTCGGGATGAGTCTTCTTGCCCCAAGCCATGCGGCAACTGTATCCACGGCCCGCCGGGCAGGTGCCGGGGGCGGCATGTGTCCTGCTCCGTCCGCTGTCGGTTGCGCTCGGTAGCGTTCCGGCATGGTCAGGACCGCGCTCTCCGCCGCCGAGGCACGCCGTGTCGCCCTCGCCGCCCAGGGCTTCGGCCGTCCGCGCACCGACCCCGTGCCCGCCCGCGCCGTGTCCGCCGGCGCCGCGCGGCTCGGCCTGCTGCAGATCGACTCCGTCAACGTCTTCGAGCGCAGCCACTACCTGCCCCTGTTCGCCCGGCTCGGCGCCTACGACAAGGGCGCCCTCGACCGGTTGACGCTGACGCAGCGCAGCCCCTGGATCGAGTACTGGGCGCACGAGGCGGCCTTCGTCCCGCGTGACGACCTGCGCCTGTTCCGCTGGCGGATGGACGCGTACCGCGAGCGCGACGCCACGAACCCGACCCGGGTCGCCGGCGTCGAGCGGACCGCCCGGGTGCGCGACGAGCTCCTCGCGGTGCTCGCCGCCGAGGGCCCGATGCCGGCGAGCGCGGTCGAGCACGAGTCGAACGTCCGGCGCGGTCCCTGGTGGGGGTGGAGCGACGTCAAGCAGGGGCTCGAGCAGCTCTTCCGCTGGGGTGACGTCGTGAGCGCCGGCCGCTCCGGCTTCGAGCGCGTCTACGCCCTGCCCGACCAGGTGCTGCCGGCGGGGTACTTCGCGACCGCCCCCGACCGTGCCGACGCCGTCCGCGAGCTCGTGCGTCGGTCCGCCCGGGCGATCGGCGTCGGCACCCGGGCCGACCTGGCGGACCACCACCGGCTGCGCGCCGACGACACCGCCGCCGCCGTCGCCGACCTGCAGGACGCCGGGGAACTCGTCCCGGTCACGGTCGAGGGGTGGCGGGACCGCGCCTGGATGCACGTCGACGCTCGGGTCCCCCGGCGCGTCGACGCCGACGCCGTGCTCAGCCCGTTCGACCCGGTGGTCTGGTTCCGACCGCGGGCGGAGCGCCTGTTCGGCTTCCACTACCGGATCGAGATCTACACGCCCGCGCCGAAGCGGGTGTTCGGGTACTACGTGCTGCCGGTGCTGCAGGACGAGGCGCTCGTCGGCCGCATCGACCTGAAGAACGACCGGCAGCGGGGCGTGCTGCACGTCCGTACCGCGTGGCACGAGCCCGGTGCCCGCATCGACGCCGAGCGGCTAGCCGCGCTCCTCCGTCGGACCGCGGCGTGGCAGGGCCTGGGCGACGTCGAGGTCACCGACCGCGGGTCAGCGGCGCGGGACGTGGCAGCTGCGCTCGGCGTCCGGGCGATCGACCCCGCTGCCTTGCCCGTCGACTAGAACTGGACGCGCGGCGGTTCGGCGATCGCGGCCGGCTCCGCGGTCTCGAAGAACGGTGCCGGGCCGACGCCACGACGCTTCGCGAACGTCGACGTGGGGAACTGGCGCACCTTGGTGTTGAGTTCGCGCACGCCGCCGTTGTAGTGCCGTCGCGCGGACTGGATCTTGTCCTCGGTGGACACGAGTTCGGACTGCAGCTGGAGGAAGGCCTGGCTCGACTGGAGCTGCGGGTACCCCTCGGCCACTTTGAACACGCCCTTGAGCGCCTTCTGCATGTGGCCCTCTGCGGTCGACGCGGCGACGGCGTCCCGTGCCCCGAGCGTCTCGGCCCGGGCGTCGGTCACGGCCGTGAGGACGGACTGCTCGTGCGTGGCGTGGCCCTGCACGGTGTCGACGATCGTCGGGATGAGCGCCGCGCGCTGCTGCAGCTGCTCGGCGATCTCGGACCAGGCGGCGTCCACCCGGCCCTGCAGCGCCACGAGGGACTTGTGACTGACCCAGAGCCAGATCCCGATCACCACGAGGATGACGACCACCACGCCGATCACGATGAGGGTCGTGACGAGTCCGGTGTCCATGCGGGGGTACTCCTTTGCGCGTCGGGTCGCGGTGCCTGCCGGACCCCAGCGGTCTGCTGGTCGGACCGGGAGAGGTCCGGATCGATCCTACCGAGCGAGTCGAGGGGCCCTCGTTCGTCAGTGATCTTCACGGCCGATTCCCGAGTGGCACACACCGGGCTCGCCGACGCCGTCCGGCACGGGGGTCGTTCCGCGCCGATCGGGCCGGTTCCTCCGCGCGGGGTGTTGACCCGGACGCCCGGATCACGTGGGATGGAAGGGATGGACACGGCAGGGGACGACGTGGCGCACCGGGACGACAGGGGTGACGTCCGGCGTCGCCGACCCCGCCGACCGGCCGCACGCCGGCCCGCCGCGCGCCAGCCTGCCGCACACCGACCGGTCCCACACCGACCAGCCGCACGCCGCACCGGGCGCCTGCTCGCCGCCGCCCTCGGCCTCGTCCTCCTGCCGCTCGGTGCGCTCCCTGCCGTCGCCGCGACCACGACGTTGCCGGGAGCGGGTTCGCCGACCGCCCCTGCGGCGACGCAGCCGCCCGTCTACGCGAACCCGGTGCCCGCTCCCGCGGCCCCGAGCCCGACGCCGAGCCGCGCGCCGACGCCGCCGACGACCGGGACGCCCACCCCGCCGACGATCGCCGACCCCGGCGACATCACCACCGACCTCGGTCGCTTCTCGGGTCGCGCCACCCCTGGCCACGGCGTCCGCGTCGCCGACCCGGCCGTCCCCTCCGCGTCGGTGTGCCGGACGACGACCCGCCCCGACGGGAGGTGGTCCTGCGTCGGCACCGTGCACTCCGGGCCCGCGCAGGTCTTCACCGTGCTCGACACGACGTCCTCGTCGCTGCCGGGTGCCGACGCCGCCCCCTCCGACGTCATCGTGCCGCCGACGGTGGACACCGGGCAGCCGACGACCGGTGCCGTGACGGGGACCGGCCGAGCGGGTGCGACGGTGACCGTGGCACGTGCCGGCACCACCGCGGTGCGGACCGCGACGGTCGGCCCGACCGGGACCTGGCACGTGGGGTGGGGCGTCGGTCCCGGCGCTCTCGCGAACGGCGCCGTGACGGTCACCGCGACCCAGACCGCGAGCACGGCGGACGGGTACCGCTCGGACCTGCGGAGCGCGACGTCCGCGCCCCGGACCATCACCATCGACCGCACCGCCCCGGCAGCGCCGCGCATCCTGACGCCGTCGGCCGGCGACGAGACCACTGCGCAGCCGGTCCGGATCGCGGGCACCGCCGAGGTGGGCACCATCGTCACGGCCTACGTCGACGACGTCGCCGTGTGCCGGTCCGAGGTCAGCGCTGGCGGTTCCTGGTCCTGCCGGGTCGCCGACGTCCTCCGTGCCGGCAGTCACCGCGTCGCAGCGGGCGCGCAGGACCTCGCCGGCAACACCTCGCGCCCCTCGACGGCCGTCGTCGTCCGGGTCCCCGGTGGCCCGACGGCGACCGGGTCCCGCGCGCCCGGCAGCTCGTCGGAGCCGTCCGCCGGTACCGGTTCGACCTCCGGCGTCGGCCCGACCGCTGGGAACGACGCGGGACGGCCCGGCGGCTCCGGCACCGGGCGCGGTGGGAGTACCGACGGCCCGACCGGCGGCGGCGCGAGCGGCCCCGCCGGGACGGGCACGCCGGACTCCGACGACCCCACGTCCGCCGGCGCGCTGCCGAGCGGCGGCGTGGGCGGCGGCGGGCACCCGGACTGGTCCGGCCCGGCCGGTGACTGGACGGTCGCGACGGGCTACGACCGCGCCGTGCCCACCATCCAGTCCTCGTTCTCCTGGCGCACCCTGGCGATCGCCACCGGGGTCGCGCTGGCGTTCCTCCTGCTCGTCGCCGGGCCGGTCCGGGTGCTCGCCGGAGCCGTCCGCGGTCGCCTGCCGAGCCGCGCCTCCCGGTTCACCGGTCGGAACCGGCCGCGGTCCGAGCGCACGCGGGGCGACGAGGCCCTGCCCGTCTGGGGCTCGGTCGCCGTCGCGGTCACGCTCGCCGGCGTGCTCGCCCTCCTCGGGACCGGCATCGCCCTCGAGGCGCGGTACGTCCGCCTCGCGCTCGGGGTGCTCGCCGGCGTCGGCGTCCTGACGGCCGGCGTGGTCCTCGCCACCCGCTGGGCCGCGGGGACGGACCGCCACACGGTCACCTACCGGGTGTCCCCCTGGCTGGTCCTCGCCGCCGTCGTCGCCAGCGGGCTCACCCGCACGCTCGACCTCTCCCCCGCGCTCGTGGTCGGTGTGCTCCTGGTCCCGGTCGGCCGGACCGACGTGGACACCGCCGCCGTGCGGATCGGTGTCGGTCTCGCGGCGTGCGCACGGAGCGCGACCTGGCGGTCGGTCACCCTGCTCGTCCTCGCGAGCGCCGGCTGGGTGCTGCACAGCGTCGTCCCGGGCTCGGGCTTCGTCGGGTCGCTCGTCTCGGAGTTCGCGAGCACCCTGTGCGTCGGCGGCCTCGGGTCGCTCGTCGTCACGCTGCTGCCGCTCCGCGGATCGGCGGGCGCCGCGCTCGCGTCCGTCTCCCGGTCCCGCTACGCGGGGCTCGCCGCGGTCGCCGTCGGGCTGGCGGCGGCGGTCTACTCCGGGCCGACGGGCACCCACGTGCCGGTCGCGGCCATGACGGCCGGGGTCGCCGTCGTCGTCGCCGCTGCGGTCGGCGTGTGGTCCTGGTCGCGCTTCCGCGGTCCGGCACTGCCCTCCTGACCCGGGCGTCCCCCCACGGAGGCGCGGGTCCGACCCCGCGTCCCGCACCTGGGTAGGCTCTCCGCCGCCGTCCGGCCGGGAGGCCCGCCACCCGTCCCGCAGGCAGCCGTCAGCGGTCAGCCGCCAGCCGTCAGCCGTCAGCCGTCAGCCGTCAGCCCGGCGGCTGCACGACGGACGCGCAGCGCGCCTCCCCCGCGGGTCGCACCGGGACGACGGGACGATCGTCAGTGTGACGGAGCGTTCCGGGCGAACAGACCGGGCAGCAGCCCGCCGATCTTGGTGCCGACGCACAGACTGACGAAGGTCGCGAGCGGCGTCGCGAGCGCGGCTGCGTCGAACGTGGCCACGGCGACCAATCCGACGGTGCCCGGCACCAGCAGCAGGAACGCCGGGCGGAACGACACCGTCGCCGGGATGACGGGCACGATGCGCTCGAGCACCCGGGTCCCGACGAACAGCAGGGCGGCCGCCAGGCCGGTCGCGACGACGCTCCCGCTGAACGGGGTCAGCCACGACACGACCGCGTACGCGGTGAGCATGACGAGGACGGACGCGGCGGTGAGCCGGCAGCCCGAGCCGAACACGAGGCTGATGCCGGTCGCGAGCACCACGACGGCGAGCCACGACGCCCAGAGGGCGGGGACGGCCTCCCACCCGGGGCGGTCGGTGCCGATGCCCGCGACCTCGCCCACCAGGGCGGCGGAGGTCGGGTCGATGCGCAGCCCGGTGACCGTGCTCCCGGCGGCGATGCCCGCGGCCATGAAGCCCAGCATGATGAGGCCCTGCATGAGCCGCGCCGACCCGGTCACGATGTCCGCGGCGGTGAGCTCCAGCAGCGCGTTCGTGATGAGGGCCCCGGGCACGAACACGGCGACCGGCGCGCACACCGCGTAGAGCGGGACGTGGTCGAAGCCCGTGCCGGCGGCGACGAGACCGACCACGGCCGTGGAGCAGAAGGCGGCCAGGAAGGGCACGACGGCGACGGCCTCGCGGAACCGTCGCAGGAGCAGCCCGATCACGCCGACGAGCGCGCCGACGACGAGGGCGAGGAGCACGGCCCACCACGGGCAGCGGAAGACGACGGCGAGCCCGGCGGAGGTCAGGGCATTGCCGAGCACCCACGGCAACGGAGCCGGCGGACGGGTGCCCTGCCGGATGCTGCGGGCCCGCGCGGGGATCTCGGCGAGGGCGATCGCACCCCGCTCGAGCCCGAGGACCAGGCGGTTCGCCCGGGCGGACTGGCGGAACGAGAGCTCGATGCCCTCGGCGTTCACGATCGTGGCGGCACCGGTCGCGGTCTCGCTGACGATGACGAGCGCGGGCAGCACCCCGATCGCCAGCCCGTCGCCGACACCGGCGGCGTCACGGGTCTTCTCGAGGGCGGACCGGACGTCGGTGACGGAGCTGCCGGCGTCGAGCAGGAGGGCACCGAGCGTGCCGAGCAGCATGCCGACGGGGACCGTCTCGCCGTCGATGACCTCGACGTGGGCCTCGGGGCGCCGGAGGGCGTCCCGGAGGTTCGTCAGCGCACTCCCGATCCCGACCACCAGGTCAGCGTAACGAGTCGCGGGAGCCCTGCTCGGCACAGCCTCACGGACAGGGGCTGGCGCTTGCGCTGGCCGATCCGTACCCCCGGTGGGACTCGAACCCACAACTCGACGATTTTAAGTCGCATGCCTCTACCGATTGGGCCACGGGGGCGCACGACCGCGGGCGGTCGGGCCGCAACAGCCTACCGACGCGAGCGGGCGGCCACCCACCGGGTGACCGCCCGCTCGACTGCGTGCGTGCTGCTTACTCGGTCTTCGCCGACTCGCCGGCGCCCACGGGCTCGGCTTCCTTCGACACGTCCTCCGCCGGGGTGGCGTAGGCGGGACCGGCGGCACCGGCGGGCTGGCCCTCGGCCGGGGACTCGGCGTCGGGAGCCGCCTCGACGGCCGGCTTCGGCCGCGAGGCCCACGCCTCGAACGCCGCGCGCGGGGTCTCACGGTCGTCGAGCGACGCGATGTCACGGCCGAGGAAGAACGCGCCGACCCAGTCGCCGACGACGCGGATCTTGCGCTCCCACGACGGCATGGCCAGGCCGTGGTAGCCGCGGTGGGCACCCCAG
The sequence above is drawn from the Curtobacterium sp. L6-1 genome and encodes:
- a CDS encoding Ig-like domain-containing protein, with protein sequence MDTAGDDVAHRDDRGDVRRRRPRRPAARRPAARQPAAHRPVPHRPAARRTGRLLAAALGLVLLPLGALPAVAATTTLPGAGSPTAPAATQPPVYANPVPAPAAPSPTPSRAPTPPTTGTPTPPTIADPGDITTDLGRFSGRATPGHGVRVADPAVPSASVCRTTTRPDGRWSCVGTVHSGPAQVFTVLDTTSSSLPGADAAPSDVIVPPTVDTGQPTTGAVTGTGRAGATVTVARAGTTAVRTATVGPTGTWHVGWGVGPGALANGAVTVTATQTASTADGYRSDLRSATSAPRTITIDRTAPAAPRILTPSAGDETTAQPVRIAGTAEVGTIVTAYVDDVAVCRSEVSAGGSWSCRVADVLRAGSHRVAAGAQDLAGNTSRPSTAVVVRVPGGPTATGSRAPGSSSEPSAGTGSTSGVGPTAGNDAGRPGGSGTGRGGSTDGPTGGGASGPAGTGTPDSDDPTSAGALPSGGVGGGGHPDWSGPAGDWTVATGYDRAVPTIQSSFSWRTLAIATGVALAFLLLVAGPVRVLAGAVRGRLPSRASRFTGRNRPRSERTRGDEALPVWGSVAVAVTLAGVLALLGTGIALEARYVRLALGVLAGVGVLTAGVVLATRWAAGTDRHTVTYRVSPWLVLAAVVASGLTRTLDLSPALVVGVLLVPVGRTDVDTAAVRIGVGLAACARSATWRSVTLLVLASAGWVLHSVVPGSGFVGSLVSEFASTLCVGGLGSLVVTLLPLRGSAGAALASVSRSRYAGLAAVAVGLAAAVYSGPTGTHVPVAAMTAGVAVVVAAAVGVWSWSRFRGPALPS
- a CDS encoding threonine/serine exporter family protein, which translates into the protein MVGIGSALTNLRDALRRPEAHVEVIDGETVPVGMLLGTLGALLLDAGSSVTDVRSALEKTRDAAGVGDGLAIGVLPALVIVSETATGAATIVNAEGIELSFRQSARANRLVLGLERGAIALAEIPARARSIRQGTRPPAPLPWVLGNALTSAGLAVVFRCPWWAVLLALVVGALVGVIGLLLRRFREAVAVVPFLAAFCSTAVVGLVAAGTGFDHVPLYAVCAPVAVFVPGALITNALLELTAADIVTGSARLMQGLIMLGFMAAGIAAGSTVTGLRIDPTSAALVGEVAGIGTDRPGWEAVPALWASWLAVVVLATGISLVFGSGCRLTAASVLVMLTAYAVVSWLTPFSGSVVATGLAAALLFVGTRVLERIVPVIPATVSFRPAFLLLVPGTVGLVAVATFDAAALATPLATFVSLCVGTKIGGLLPGLFARNAPSH